In Ctenopharyngodon idella isolate HZGC_01 chromosome 1, HZGC01, whole genome shotgun sequence, a single genomic region encodes these proteins:
- the tmco3 gene encoding LOW QUALITY PROTEIN: transmembrane and coiled-coil domain-containing protein 3 (The sequence of the model RefSeq protein was modified relative to this genomic sequence to represent the inferred CDS: inserted 2 bases in 1 codon), giving the protein MLAGRMRALCAVLCLGLVAALQPKQVHKAQPGVYGQQWVTENCRRLSILLRQKNSAVRKLGAAAVALERDETLAQPEKLFRVHTLEVFQRELNESERSLFQAVEGLQRVLKGNFRDVVNMKDSSRQRLQSLREAAIKEEQEYMELVAAEKHQQEALKVAQDRNKTLSMLDEILEDVRKAADRLEEDIEEHAFDNNKQMKGVNVEAVLRVEEDEEDGKRKXTCRRQEDKGNLGLSMLIDSQNNQYVLTKPRDSTMPHADHHFIKDLVFVVMLSLPCGWLCTLMGLPPMFGYIICGVLLGPSGLNSIKSMVQVETLGELGVFFTLFVVGLEFSPERLHKVWKISLQGSGYLSLLMVAAGLLWGQMLGLHPTQTVFISSCLSLSSTPLVSRFLAGGSRGESKEGELDYSSVLLGMLVMQDVQLGLFIAVMPTLIQGGNGDTDGVLMGVLHVLVLLTRVLVSLAAVLLMCWLLRSHLIGPFYRKLHAESKGNKEILVLGTSAFVFLMLTVTEFMDVSMELGCFLAGALLSSQGHMVTAEVMSCTEPIRDFLAIIFFASIGLHVFPTFVLYELTILLVLTFSLVIMKFIMAVLVLSAILPPGSRHIRWLVSAGLAQVSEFSFVLGSRARRAGIISREVYLLVLSVTTLSLLLAPVLWRAATLKCIPRAERKPLT; this is encoded by the exons CGGGTCGAATGCGAGCCCTGTGTGCAGTGCTGTGCCTCGGCCTGGTGGCGGCGCTGCAGCCGAAGCAGGTCCACAAAGCGCAGCCCGGCGTCTACGGACAGCAGTGGGTGACGGAGAACTGCAGGCGGCTCTCCATCCTGCTGAGGCAGAAGAACTCAGCCGTCCGTAAGCTGGGCGCGGCCGCGGTGGCGCTGGAGCGGGACGAGACGCTGGCGCAGCCGGAGAAGCTGTTCCGCGTTCACACGCTGGAGGTGTTTCAGCGCGAGCTGAACGAGAGCGAACGCTCCCTCTTCCAGGCCGTGGAGGGGCTGCAGAGGGTGCTGAAGGGGAACTTCAGAGACGTGGTCAACATGAAGGACAGCAGCCGGCAGAGACTCCAGTCGCTCAGGGAAGCCGCCATCAAG GAGGAGCAGGAGTACATGGAGCTGGTGGCAGCGGAGAAACACCAGCAGGAGGCGCTGAAGGTGGCACAAGACCGAAACAAAACCCTGTCCATGCTGGATGAGATCCTGGAGGATGTGAGGAAGGCCGCAGACCGGCTGGAGGAGGACATCGAGGAGCACGCCTTCGACAACAACAAACAG atgAAGGGGGTGAATGTGGAGGCTGTCCTGAGGgtggaggaggatgaggaggacgGGAAGAGGAA AACGTGTCGACGGCAGGAGGACAAAGGCAATCTGGGGCTCAGCATGCTGATCGACTCGCAGAATAACCAGTATGTGCTGACCAAACCACGAGACTCCACCATGCCCCACGCCGACCACCACTTCATCAAG GATCTGGTGTTCGTGGTCATGTTGTCTCTGCCGTGCGGGTGGCTGTGTACACTGATGGGACTGCCGCCCATGTTCGGTTACATCATCTGCGGGGTTCTGCTCGGCCCATCAGGACTCAACAGCATTAAA TCGATGGTTCAGGTGGAGACGTTAGGAGAGCTGGGCGTGTTCTTCACTCTTTTTGTGGTCGGTCTGGAGTTTTCACCCGAACGCCTCCACAAG gTGTGGAAGATCTCGCTGCAGGGCTCTGGATATCTGAGTCTCCTGATGGTGGCCGCTGGCCTGCTGTGGGGTCAGATGCTCGGACTTCACCCCACACAGACCGTCTTCATCTCcagctgtctgtctctctccagCACTCCTCTGGTGTCTCGCTTCCTGGCCGGAGGATCCAGAGGAGAGTCAAAGGAGG GTGAGCTGGACTACAGCAGTGTTTTGCTGGGCATGCTGGTCATGCAGGACGTGCAGCTCGGTCTGTTCATCGCTGTCATGCCCACATTGATTCAAGGAGGAAATGGAGACACAGACGG TGTGCTGATGGGAGTGTTGCATGTTCTGGTTCTGCTGACTCGTGTCCTGGTGTCGCTGGCGGCCGTGCTGCTGATGTGTTGGCTCCTGCGCTCTCATCTGATTGGTCCGTTCTACAGGAAGCTGCATGCGGAGAGCAAAGGGAACAAGGAAATACTAGTGCTGGGCACGAGTGCCTTTGTGTTCCTGATGCTGACG GTGACAGAATTTATGGATGTGTCTATGGAGTTGGGATGCTTCCTGGCTGGAGCGCTGCTCTCATCGCAAGGTCACATGGTCACAGCTGAGGTCATGAGCTGCACTGAACCAATCAGAGACTTCCTGGCCATCATCTTCTTTGCATCTATTG GGCTGCACGTGTTCCCGACCTTCGTCCTGTACGAGCTGACCATCCTGCTGGTCCTGACCTTCTCGCTGGTCATTATGAAG TTCATCATGGCGGTGCTGGTTCTGTCCGCCATCCTTCCTCCGGGCTCGCGTCACATCCGCTGGCTGGTGTCGGCCGGACTGGCGCAGGTCAGCGAGTTCTCCTTCGTCCTGGGCAGTCGTGCTCGTCGGGCCGGCATCATCTCCAGAGAG GTGTATCTGCTGGTTCTCAGCGTCACGACTCTAAGCCTCCTCCTCGCTCCGGTGTTGTGGAGAGCCGCCACGCTCAAATGCATCCCGCGGGCCGAGAGGAAGCCTCTCACCTGA
- the tfdp1b gene encoding transcription factor Dp-1b isoform X2 → MAKDAGLKETNGEIKLFVNQTLSPGKPAGVLSLLTVHPASVTAVKQILPKTLTAGAAAGANVLPHVVIGTPQRTGVLLTSPRTPTAHFHTPQTQTQESSPWSTGRSRKGDKSGKGLRHFSMKVCEKVQKKVVTSYNEVADELVAEFSSGDNNISPNEAHVYDQKNIRRRVYDALNVLMAMNIISKDKKEIKWIGFPTNSAQECQDLEAERQRRLERIKHKQSQLQELILQQIAFKNLVQRNRQAEQQSKRAPPPNTVIHLPFIIVNTSKRTVIDCSISNDKFEYLFNFDNMFEIHDDVEVLKRMGLAFGLESGRCSPEQLKIAKTLVPKALQPYVTEMAQGAINQLIGELSHVATDRGASSSNGSREETPTSYMEDEEEDDDEEDFDDDDED, encoded by the exons ATGGCTAAAGAT GCTGGACTCAAAGAAACTAATGGAGAGATAAAGTTGTTTGTCAACCAGACTCTGAGTCCAGGAAAAC CTGCAGGTGTGCTGTCGCTCCTGACCGTTCATCCAGCGTCCGTCACTGCGGTCAAGCAGATCCTGCCCAAAACACTCACCGCCGGTGCTGCTGCGGGCGCTAATGTGCTGCCACATGTG GTGATTGGCACCCCTCAGAGGACGGGCGTCCTGTTAACCAGCCCGCGCACGCCCACCGCACACTTCCACACGCCTCAGACCCAGACACAAGAGTCCTCGCCCTGGTCCACCGG GCGCAGCAGGAAGGGCGATAAGAGCGGGAAGGGTTTGCGGCATTTCTCCATGAAAGTGTGTGAGAAGGTGCAGAAGAAGGTGGTGACGTCCTACAACGAGGTGGCGGACGAGCTGGTGGCGGAGTTCAGCTCCGGAGACAACAACATCTCTCCGAACGAGGCG CACGTGTACGATCAGAAGAACATCCGCAGACGGGTTTACGACGCTCTGAACGTCCTGATGGCCATGAACATCATCTCCAAAGACAAGAAGGAGATCAAATGGATCGGATTCCCCACCAACTCTGCGCAGGAATGTCAGGATCTGGAG GCCGAGCGACAGAGGCGACTCGAGAGGATTAAACACAAACAGTCTCAGCTGCAGGAGCTCATACTGCAG CAAATCGCCTTCAAGAACCTGGTGCAGCGCAATCGTCAGGCGGAGCAGCAGAGTAAGAGAGCTCCGCCTCCAAACACGGTCATTCACCTGCCCTTCATCATCGTCAACACCAGCAAGAGAACCGTCATCGACTGCAGCATCTCCAACGACAA GTTTGAGTATCTGTTCAACTTCGACAACATGTTTGAGATCCACGATGACGTGGAGGTGCTGAAGCGCATGGGCCTGGCGTTCGGCCTGGAGTCGGGCCGCTGCAGCCCGGAGCAGCTGAAGATCGCCAAGACCCTCGTTCCCAAAGCCCTGCAGCCCTACGTCACAG AAATGGCTCAGGGTGCCATCAACCAGCTGATCGGAGAGCTGTCCCATGTGGCCAC TGACCGCGGCGCGTCCAGCTCCAACGGGTCTAGGGAGGAGACGCCCACATCCTACATGGAGGAtgaagaggaagatgatgatgaggaggactttgatgatgatgatgaagattag
- the tfdp1b gene encoding transcription factor Dp-1b isoform X1, protein MAKDAGLKETNGEIKLFVNQTLSPGKPAGVLSLLTVHPASVTAVKQILPKTLTAGAAAGANVLPHVVIGTPQRTGVLLTSPRTPTAHFHTPQTQTQESSPWSTGSSGRRSRKGDKSGKGLRHFSMKVCEKVQKKVVTSYNEVADELVAEFSSGDNNISPNEAHVYDQKNIRRRVYDALNVLMAMNIISKDKKEIKWIGFPTNSAQECQDLEAERQRRLERIKHKQSQLQELILQQIAFKNLVQRNRQAEQQSKRAPPPNTVIHLPFIIVNTSKRTVIDCSISNDKFEYLFNFDNMFEIHDDVEVLKRMGLAFGLESGRCSPEQLKIAKTLVPKALQPYVTEMAQGAINQLIGELSHVATDRGASSSNGSREETPTSYMEDEEEDDDEEDFDDDDED, encoded by the exons ATGGCTAAAGAT GCTGGACTCAAAGAAACTAATGGAGAGATAAAGTTGTTTGTCAACCAGACTCTGAGTCCAGGAAAAC CTGCAGGTGTGCTGTCGCTCCTGACCGTTCATCCAGCGTCCGTCACTGCGGTCAAGCAGATCCTGCCCAAAACACTCACCGCCGGTGCTGCTGCGGGCGCTAATGTGCTGCCACATGTG GTGATTGGCACCCCTCAGAGGACGGGCGTCCTGTTAACCAGCCCGCGCACGCCCACCGCACACTTCCACACGCCTCAGACCCAGACACAAGAGTCCTCGCCCTGGTCCACCGG CTCCTCCGGCAGGCGCAGCAGGAAGGGCGATAAGAGCGGGAAGGGTTTGCGGCATTTCTCCATGAAAGTGTGTGAGAAGGTGCAGAAGAAGGTGGTGACGTCCTACAACGAGGTGGCGGACGAGCTGGTGGCGGAGTTCAGCTCCGGAGACAACAACATCTCTCCGAACGAGGCG CACGTGTACGATCAGAAGAACATCCGCAGACGGGTTTACGACGCTCTGAACGTCCTGATGGCCATGAACATCATCTCCAAAGACAAGAAGGAGATCAAATGGATCGGATTCCCCACCAACTCTGCGCAGGAATGTCAGGATCTGGAG GCCGAGCGACAGAGGCGACTCGAGAGGATTAAACACAAACAGTCTCAGCTGCAGGAGCTCATACTGCAG CAAATCGCCTTCAAGAACCTGGTGCAGCGCAATCGTCAGGCGGAGCAGCAGAGTAAGAGAGCTCCGCCTCCAAACACGGTCATTCACCTGCCCTTCATCATCGTCAACACCAGCAAGAGAACCGTCATCGACTGCAGCATCTCCAACGACAA GTTTGAGTATCTGTTCAACTTCGACAACATGTTTGAGATCCACGATGACGTGGAGGTGCTGAAGCGCATGGGCCTGGCGTTCGGCCTGGAGTCGGGCCGCTGCAGCCCGGAGCAGCTGAAGATCGCCAAGACCCTCGTTCCCAAAGCCCTGCAGCCCTACGTCACAG AAATGGCTCAGGGTGCCATCAACCAGCTGATCGGAGAGCTGTCCCATGTGGCCAC TGACCGCGGCGCGTCCAGCTCCAACGGGTCTAGGGAGGAGACGCCCACATCCTACATGGAGGAtgaagaggaagatgatgatgaggaggactttgatgatgatgatgaagattag